One part of the Pirellulales bacterium genome encodes these proteins:
- a CDS encoding PIN domain-containing protein produces MNRVFADTFYFLAIINRRDACHGRAVQAGSQPNLQIVTTAWVLTEVVDALSQPPRRQVAIDLVRGLQSDSMVTIVDASPELFRRAIELFEAREDKSWTLTDCTSFVVMTEFGLTDSLTGDHHFAQDGFRPLLAVE; encoded by the coding sequence ATGAACCGCGTGTTCGCCGACACTTTTTATTTCCTCGCAATCATTAACCGGCGCGATGCTTGTCATGGCCGCGCGGTCCAGGCGGGCTCACAGCCGAATCTGCAGATTGTGACAACAGCGTGGGTGCTCACCGAGGTCGTCGACGCCCTATCCCAGCCCCCGCGACGGCAGGTAGCAATTGACCTCGTGCGCGGGCTACAAAGCGACTCGATGGTGACGATTGTCGACGCGTCGCCCGAGCTGTTTCGCCGTGCGATCGAACTTTTCGAAGCACGCGAAGATAAAAGCTGGACCCTGACGGATTGTACGTCCTTCGTCGTGATGACCGAATTCGGTCTCACCGACTCCCTCACCGGTGACCATCATTTCGCGCAAGACGGTTTTCGGCCGCTATTGGCCGTCGAATAG
- a CDS encoding amidohydrolase family protein: MKNLLRSGLLLALSIFLLNDHGPARAAPRLAPFPGLREPALTTHAITGAKIVVSPERTIDSGTIVFRDGVIVAVGDKITPPADAQVHDGRGKTIYAGFIDAYSELPADASRAVANDKSGAGYWNQNIVPQVSAGSIYAADADANRKYRSQGVAVRLVAPSAGIVKGTSALVTTADEGGRETILKEQVALHAKLTTARGGGAYPNSPMGAYALARQAFYDAGWYGQAWDAYAANKDLPRPERSDALAALRGYLGGKHPVVIDAGDEIYFLRADRIGKEFGLDVIVRGSGDEYRRLGDIVATKRSVIVPLDFPKAPNVATPEAAANVSLERLMQWDMAPENPARLAEAGVKFAFTTRGLKDAGALLGAVRKAVERGLKPDAALRALTTAPAEMFGVVDRLGTLEPGKAANIVVASGDLLQAKSKVLETWIDGRRYEVEAAPAVDIRGTWNVEVTKPDGAKETFSLEIKGSPTKLSGKIKRGDKSTALVNPALAGWQFTASFKGEPLGLEGVLQLSATIAQAAAATADAAPELSWLGSIVWPAGEKTQTEAKREKPAAPSESDESAEAKDDKADKKAGDKSANESEKPDAEKADAGQSDSDKESTEKKDADKSDADDKDGDKKDTKEKDAEKKEKSDKPKKPVRALAEVNYPLGEFGRKAPPEQPALVLFRNATVWTSGPQGRLDNADVLVEKGKIKAVGVGLAAPDGAMIVNATGKHISPGIIDCHSHIATDGGVNESGQTITAEVRVGDFVDPNDINIYRQLAGGVTSSNILHGSANTIGGQNQVLKFRWGAGPEEMKFAAAPQGIKFALGENVKQSNWGERANNRYPQSRMGVEQLVRDAFRAAQQYRQAHDEWNRTKTGLPPRTDLELQALSEVVEGKRLIHCHSYRQDEILALLRTCEAFGVQIATLQHILEGYKLADVMARHGVGGSSFSDWWAFKFEVFDAIPYNGALMHNAGVVVSFNSDDAELARRLNLEAAKAVKYGGVSPEEALKFVTLNPAKQLRIDRWVGSLEPGKDADLVVWSASPLSTYGRCEQTWIDGRRYFDRQEDQQARDDAAKLRAALVQRVLSSGESTAGPDDEKKRESELWPREDLFCHHGEDEHGH, encoded by the coding sequence ATGAAGAACCTGTTGCGAAGCGGTCTGCTCCTCGCTCTGTCGATTTTCCTCCTCAATGACCACGGCCCGGCTCGGGCTGCCCCGCGGTTGGCACCCTTTCCCGGCCTGCGCGAGCCGGCGCTGACGACGCACGCCATCACGGGCGCGAAAATCGTCGTCTCGCCCGAGCGCACGATCGATAGCGGCACAATCGTCTTTCGCGACGGTGTGATCGTGGCGGTGGGGGACAAGATCACGCCGCCGGCCGACGCCCAGGTACACGACGGCCGTGGCAAGACGATCTATGCAGGCTTCATCGACGCCTACAGCGAGTTGCCGGCCGATGCTTCGCGCGCCGTAGCGAACGACAAATCGGGCGCCGGCTATTGGAATCAGAACATCGTACCGCAGGTCTCCGCGGGCTCGATCTATGCCGCTGACGCTGATGCCAATCGCAAGTATCGTTCTCAAGGCGTGGCCGTGCGGCTGGTCGCTCCTTCGGCTGGCATCGTCAAAGGCACAAGCGCGCTAGTAACCACGGCCGACGAGGGCGGCCGCGAGACGATCTTGAAAGAGCAGGTCGCGCTGCACGCCAAGCTCACGACAGCGCGTGGCGGCGGCGCCTACCCGAACTCGCCGATGGGAGCCTACGCGCTTGCGCGCCAGGCGTTTTACGACGCGGGCTGGTATGGCCAGGCCTGGGATGCTTACGCGGCCAACAAAGACCTGCCGCGCCCCGAACGCAGCGATGCGCTGGCCGCGCTGCGCGGCTACTTGGGGGGCAAGCATCCGGTGGTGATCGATGCCGGGGACGAAATCTACTTTCTCCGCGCCGATCGGATCGGAAAGGAATTCGGCCTCGACGTGATTGTGCGCGGGTCGGGAGATGAGTACCGCCGGCTAGGAGATATTGTCGCCACGAAGCGCTCGGTGATCGTGCCGCTCGATTTCCCCAAGGCGCCGAATGTCGCCACGCCCGAGGCGGCGGCGAACGTCTCGCTCGAGCGGTTGATGCAATGGGACATGGCGCCTGAGAATCCGGCGCGGCTGGCCGAAGCCGGCGTGAAATTCGCCTTCACGACGCGTGGGCTCAAGGATGCCGGCGCGCTTTTGGGCGCGGTCCGCAAAGCCGTAGAGCGCGGACTGAAGCCCGACGCGGCGCTACGGGCCCTGACGACAGCGCCGGCTGAAATGTTTGGCGTGGTTGACCGGCTCGGCACGCTCGAGCCCGGCAAGGCAGCCAACATCGTCGTGGCCTCGGGCGACTTGCTACAGGCGAAGAGCAAGGTGCTGGAAACCTGGATCGATGGTCGCCGCTACGAAGTCGAAGCCGCACCAGCGGTCGACATCCGCGGCACCTGGAACGTCGAGGTCACCAAACCTGACGGCGCGAAGGAGACGTTCTCGCTGGAAATCAAGGGATCGCCCACCAAACTCTCCGGCAAGATCAAGCGTGGCGACAAATCGACGGCGCTTGTGAATCCGGCCCTAGCTGGTTGGCAGTTCACGGCGTCGTTCAAAGGAGAGCCGCTGGGCCTGGAAGGTGTGCTGCAACTCTCGGCCACCATCGCACAAGCCGCCGCCGCGACGGCAGACGCAGCCCCGGAGCTTAGCTGGCTGGGTTCGATTGTCTGGCCCGCCGGTGAAAAGACACAGACCGAGGCCAAGCGCGAAAAACCCGCTGCGCCCTCGGAAAGCGATGAATCGGCAGAAGCGAAAGACGACAAAGCCGACAAGAAGGCCGGCGATAAGTCGGCCAATGAATCTGAGAAACCCGACGCCGAAAAAGCCGACGCGGGCCAATCCGACAGTGACAAAGAATCGACAGAGAAAAAGGACGCCGACAAGTCCGACGCCGACGACAAAGACGGCGACAAAAAAGACACTAAGGAAAAAGACGCTGAGAAAAAAGAAAAATCCGACAAGCCGAAGAAGCCTGTGCGGGCACTGGCTGAGGTGAACTACCCGCTCGGCGAGTTCGGTCGCAAGGCGCCGCCCGAGCAACCGGCGCTTGTGCTGTTCCGCAATGCCACCGTCTGGACCAGCGGTCCGCAGGGACGTCTCGATAACGCCGACGTCCTGGTCGAAAAAGGGAAGATCAAAGCGGTCGGGGTCGGACTGGCCGCGCCCGATGGCGCCATGATCGTTAACGCCACCGGCAAGCACATCTCGCCGGGCATCATCGATTGCCATTCGCACATCGCCACCGACGGCGGCGTGAACGAGTCGGGCCAGACGATTACGGCCGAAGTGCGCGTCGGCGATTTCGTCGACCCCAACGACATCAACATCTATCGCCAGTTGGCCGGCGGAGTGACTAGCTCGAACATCCTGCACGGATCGGCCAACACGATCGGTGGGCAAAACCAGGTACTCAAGTTCCGCTGGGGCGCGGGGCCTGAAGAAATGAAATTCGCCGCGGCCCCGCAGGGGATCAAGTTCGCGCTCGGTGAGAACGTCAAGCAAAGCAATTGGGGCGAGCGCGCCAACAATCGCTACCCGCAATCGCGCATGGGGGTCGAGCAGTTGGTGCGCGACGCGTTTCGCGCCGCCCAGCAATATCGGCAAGCGCACGACGAGTGGAATCGCACCAAGACGGGCCTGCCGCCGCGCACGGATCTGGAATTGCAGGCCTTGTCCGAGGTGGTCGAGGGCAAGCGCCTGATCCATTGCCATTCGTACCGGCAGGACGAAATCCTGGCCCTGTTGCGGACCTGCGAAGCGTTCGGCGTGCAGATCGCGACGCTCCAGCACATTCTCGAAGGCTACAAGCTGGCCGACGTGATGGCCAGGCACGGCGTCGGGGGATCCAGCTTTTCGGATTGGTGGGCCTTCAAGTTCGAAGTCTTCGACGCGATTCCGTACAACGGTGCACTGATGCACAACGCCGGGGTCGTCGTGTCGTTCAATTCGGACGACGCCGAGTTGGCGCGGCGACTGAATCTCGAGGCTGCCAAGGCCGTGAAATACGGCGGCGTGTCGCCCGAGGAGGCGCTCAAGTTCGTCACGCTGAACCCGGCGAAGCAGTTGCGTATCGACCGCTGGGTGGGCTCGCTCGAGCCGGGCAAGGATGCCGACCTGGTCGTGTGGAGTGCTTCTCCCCTTTCGACCTACGGGCGGTGCGAACAAACGTGGATCGACGGTCGGCGATACTTCGATCGCCAGGAGGACCAGCAAGCCCGCGATGAC